One genomic window of Hymenobacter sp. J193 includes the following:
- a CDS encoding FG-GAP-like repeat-containing protein, translating to MTRFEQTTLNGDIFARQGYLTTDGTTRLNVDILAAPAVTDLDGDGLLDMLVGNGYGDVVRFEQTMVNGSVFAPQSLSTISLSALARLAVTDVDGDGLLDLVTGDIDGNVRRFEQTAINSSVFTSLDDLTTNGTTAIVTGNSAAPAVTDIDGDGLLDLLVGNSGRLRAYEQTVAQGTVFAPPPPPQDFLTTGNVVVDEGEEFEEYVQAGFAAPVVTDVDGDGLLDILVGNSQGNVQRYEQRAPPLFILDIAPATAGAGTTVVLTGTNLTGTTAVTVNGVAATAVTVIDDGHVSFTVPAGASTAQTVTVTTPAGTSPAYTRFEVQLQVVSTSPAVNAISAPTANSALAITFTEPVTAASITPSATTAIRVFSAQVGGRKAGTLSLSGATVSYVSTLSGGRANFQPGETVSVTVPAVVQTASGLQLPKQVYQFTAATGGAGRGKFAAPATNPEVAVGQLPYSLAVGDVDGDGDLDMLVANNIDNTVSIRLNDGSGSYAAPATNPEVAVGGNNPVVAVGDVDGDGDLDMLVANSFGGGRVSVNLNNGSGSFAGGSDFYVGNNPQDLTVGDVDGDGDLDVLTANYSNGSIGSGTVSVRLNDGTGTFTALTLNPAVGRGPSTVTVGDVDGDGDLDLLTANFVDNTVSVRLNDGAGNFTPPATNPEVAVGSGAGSVALGDVDGDGDLDLVVTNVSDDNVSVRLNDGTGNFTPPATNPEVAVGDSPYTVALGDVDGDGDLDLVVSNKAGSTYTNALRYGTVSVRLNNGTGSFSAPATTPEPSVGTATAEFGPGPSGLVLRDVDGDGDLDLLTANSGSNNVSVRLNQDVPLPVELTEFTATVAGPALVRLAWATATEQNSQNFEVERSADGRTFTRIGTVPAAGTSTSPRSYELLDAVLPSDAARLYYRLKQVDTDGTFAYSPVRTVTFPHSLTPAFTPSLSVFPNPTQGSATLTGAAPGTAVTVLDALGRPVLSATADGAGRAVLALPAGLPAGVYVVRSGARTVKLVRE from the coding sequence GTGACGCGCTTCGAGCAGACCACGCTTAACGGCGACATCTTTGCCCGGCAGGGCTACCTGACGACCGACGGCACTACCAGGCTGAACGTGGATATTCTTGCGGCCCCGGCGGTGACGGACCTGGACGGCGACGGCCTGCTCGATATGCTGGTGGGCAACGGCTATGGCGACGTGGTACGCTTCGAGCAAACGATGGTCAACGGCAGCGTATTCGCCCCGCAGAGCCTGAGCACCATTAGCTTGTCTGCCCTGGCAAGGCTGGCGGTGACGGACGTGGACGGCGACGGCCTGCTAGACCTGGTCACGGGCGACATAGACGGCAACGTGCGGCGCTTCGAGCAAACGGCAATCAACAGCAGCGTATTCACCTCGCTGGACGACCTGACCACTAACGGCACGACGGCAATCGTCACGGGCAATAGCGCCGCACCAGCGGTGACGGACATAGACGGCGACGGCCTGCTCGACCTGCTGGTGGGCAACTCCGGCAGGCTGCGAGCCTACGAGCAAACGGTGGCCCAAGGCACCGTATTTGCCCCGCCGCCCCCGCCGCAGGACTTCTTGACAACCGGCAACGTCGTCGTCGACGAAGGCGAAGAATTCGAAGAATACGTGCAGGCTGGCTTCGCCGCTCCGGTCGTGACGGACGTGGACGGCGACGGCCTGCTCGACATCCTGGTGGGTAACTCTCAAGGCAACGTGCAGCGCTACGAGCAGCGGGCCCCGCCGCTCTTCATCCTCGACATTGCGCCCGCCACGGCCGGAGCCGGCACCACAGTGGTCCTGACGGGCACGAACCTGACGGGCACCACGGCCGTGACCGTGAATGGCGTGGCCGCCACCGCCGTCACGGTTATCGACGACGGCCACGTTAGCTTCACGGTGCCGGCCGGGGCCTCGACCGCCCAAACCGTGACCGTGACCACGCCGGCCGGCACCAGCCCGGCGTACACCCGGTTTGAGGTGCAGCTGCAAGTGGTCAGCACCAGCCCGGCCGTCAATGCCATCAGCGCGCCCACGGCCAATTCGGCTCTGGCCATCACCTTCACCGAGCCGGTGACGGCGGCCAGCATCACGCCCTCGGCCACGACGGCCATCCGCGTGTTCTCGGCCCAGGTGGGCGGGCGCAAGGCGGGTACGCTCAGCCTTAGTGGTGCTACTGTAAGCTACGTCAGCACCTTGAGCGGCGGCCGGGCCAACTTCCAGCCCGGCGAGACGGTGAGCGTGACCGTGCCGGCCGTCGTGCAAACAGCGAGTGGCCTGCAGCTACCCAAGCAGGTGTACCAGTTTACGGCGGCCACGGGCGGGGCGGGGCGCGGCAAGTTCGCGGCCCCGGCCACTAACCCCGAAGTAGCCGTGGGCCAGCTGCCCTACAGCCTGGCGGTAGGCGACGTGGATGGCGACGGCGACCTGGATATGCTCGTGGCTAACAACATCGACAACACCGTGAGCATACGCCTCAACGACGGCAGCGGCAGCTACGCCGCCCCGGCCACCAACCCCGAAGTAGCCGTGGGGGGCAACAATCCCGTCGTGGCAGTGGGCGATGTGGACGGCGACGGCGACCTGGATATGCTCGTGGCCAACAGCTTCGGCGGCGGGCGGGTGAGCGTGAACCTCAACAACGGCAGTGGCAGCTTCGCGGGCGGCTCTGATTTTTATGTAGGCAATAACCCCCAGGACCTAACGGTGGGCGACGTGGACGGCGACGGCGACCTGGATGTGCTCACGGCCAACTATTCCAACGGCAGCATTGGCAGCGGCACCGTAAGCGTGCGCCTGAACGACGGCACGGGCACCTTCACCGCCCTGACCCTCAACCCCGCCGTGGGCCGCGGCCCTAGTACCGTGACGGTGGGCGACGTGGACGGCGACGGTGACCTCGACCTGCTCACGGCCAACTTCGTGGACAACACGGTGAGCGTGCGCCTGAACGACGGTGCGGGCAATTTCACGCCACCCGCCACCAACCCCGAAGTAGCCGTGGGCAGCGGCGCCGGCAGCGTGGCCCTGGGCGACGTGGACGGCGACGGCGACCTGGATCTGGTGGTCACCAACGTCAGCGACGACAACGTGAGCGTGCGCCTGAACGACGGCACGGGCAACTTCACGCCCCCCGCCACGAACCCCGAAGTAGCCGTGGGCGATAGTCCCTATACCGTGGCCCTGGGCGACGTGGACGGCGACGGTGACCTGGACCTGGTGGTCTCCAACAAGGCCGGCAGTACCTATACTAACGCCCTCAGATACGGCACGGTGAGTGTGCGCCTCAACAACGGCACGGGCAGCTTCAGCGCCCCCGCCACCACCCCCGAACCCAGCGTGGGCACCGCCACCGCTGAGTTCGGCCCCGGCCCCTCCGGCCTGGTCCTGCGCGACGTGGATGGTGACGGCGACCTGGACCTGCTCACCGCCAACTCTGGCAGCAACAACGTGAGCGTGCGCCTGAACCAGGATGTGCCGCTGCCGGTGGAGCTGACGGAGTTTACGGCCACGGTGGCCGGTCCGGCCCTCGTGCGCCTGGCCTGGGCCACGGCCACGGAGCAAAACAGCCAGAACTTCGAGGTAGAGCGCAGCGCGGATGGCCGCACGTTCACGCGCATTGGCACAGTGCCTGCCGCCGGCACCAGCACCAGCCCGCGCAGCTACGAGCTACTCGATGCGGTGCTTCCCAGCGACGCAGCCCGGCTCTATTACCGCCTGAAGCAAGTGGACACGGACGGTACGTTTGCCTACTCGCCCGTGCGCACAGTGACGTTCCCCCATTCACTCACTCCCGCTTTCACTCCTTCCCTCAGTGTGTTCCCCAATCCCACCCAGGGCTCGGCCACACTGACGGGGGCAGCGCCCGGCACGGCCGTGACGGTGCTGGACGCGCTG